A genome region from Arachis duranensis cultivar V14167 chromosome 6, aradu.V14167.gnm2.J7QH, whole genome shotgun sequence includes the following:
- the LOC107492723 gene encoding probable flavin-containing monooxygenase 1, whose product MEKQVGIIGAGISGLIACKYIKAKGFHPIVFEATNTIGGVWTKTLNSTKLQTPKVMYQFSDFPWPSSVTQDFPDHNEVLDYIKEYAQHFDLIKHIKFNTRVEGIEYQGPSMEEIQAWHLWNGTGEAFSTRGKWKVSVTDTQNGLNSIEVYTLDFVILCIGRFSDVPNIPEFPSDKGPEVFGGQVIHSMEYASMDSQTATEFIKGKQVTVVGFQKSALDTAMECSTVNGVDHPCRVLYKTEHWNLPDYLPWGIPLAYLYLNRFAELMVHKPGESFFLSLVATVLAPLRWVFSKFVESHIDRKLGLSEVGMVPSHSFHREINNCLISTVPDNFFDKVKEGSIVLKKAPRFWFSKEGVVIDGEEASPLKTDLVILATGFKGDIKLRNIFVSPTFQNLILGSPNSTVPLYRECIQPEIPQVAVIGFSESVANLYTSEMRCRWVAELVDGRFKLPSIEEMKKDIRKWDEYMKKYSGHYYRRSCIAALHIWYNDQLCKDMGWNHRRKKGIFSELFQPYGPLDYSF is encoded by the exons ATGGAGAAACAGGTTGGGATCATAGGTGCTGGAATCAGTGGCCTCATTGCTTGCAAGTACATCAAAGCAAAAGGGTTTCATCCAATTGTTTTTGAGGCCACAAACACCATTGGAGGAGTGTGGACCAAAACCTTAAACTCCACAAAACTCCAAACTCCCAAAGTGATGTACCAGTTCTCAGATTTTCCATGGCCATCTTCTGTAACACAAGATTTCCCTGACCACAACGAGGTGCTTGATTATATCAAAGAATATGCCCAGCACTTTGACCTGATTAAGCACATCAAGTTCAATACTCGAGTTGAGGGAATTGAGTACCAAGGACCTTCCATGGAAGAGATCCAAGCATGGCATCTATGGAATGGAACCGGTGAGGCTTTCAGCACAAGAGGGAAATGGAAAGTTTCAGTGACGGATACACAAAACGGTTTAAATTCAATTGAG GTATATACATTAGACTTTGTGATCCTCTGCATAGGGAGGTTCAGCGATGTTCCAAACATTCCAGAATTTCCTTCAGATAAAGGACCAGAGGTCTTTGGAGGCCAAGTCATACACTCAATGGAGTATGCTTCTATGGATTCTCAGACTGCAACTGAGTTCATAAAAGGGAAGCAAGTCACTGTCGTTGGATTTCAGAAATCTGCTCTAGACACCGCAATGGAGTGCTCTACAGTAAATG GTGTTGATCATCCATGCCGAGTGCTATACAAAACAGAACATTGGAACCTTCCAGATTACCTGCCATGGGGCATTCCTCTGGCTTATCTATACCTTAATCGTTTTGCCGAGCTTATGGTTCATAAGCCCGGCGAAAGCTTCTTCCTGAGTTTGGTTGCCACTGTTCTTGCACCTCTG agATGGGTGTTCTCAAAGTTTGTTGAAAGCCACATAGATAGGAAACTTGGGTTATCAGAGGTTGGGATGGTACCAAGTCATAGCTTTCACCGAGAAATCAACAATTGTTTGATCTCTACTGTCCCTGATAATTTCTTTGACAAGGTTAAAGAGGGAAGTATTGTATTGAAGAAAGCTCCAAGATTTTGGTTCTCCAAAGAAGGTGTTGTGATTGATGGAGAAGAAGCCTCTCCTCTAAAGACTGATTTGGTAATATTAGCTACTGGCTTCAAGGGTGACATCAAACTCAGAAACATATTTGTGTCTCCCACTTTCCAAAATCTCATACTTGGCTCTCCAAATTCAACTGTTCCATTATACAG GGAATGCATCCAGCCAGAAATCCCACAAGTGGCTGTGATTGGATTCTCTGAAAGTGTAGCAAATTTGTATACATCAGAAATGAGGTGCCGTTGGGTTGCAGAGCTTGTGGATGGAAGATTCAAGCTACCAAGCATTGAGGAAATGAAGAAAGATATAAGAAAATGGGATGAATACATGAAGAAATACTCAGGGCATTACTATAGAAGATCATGCATAGCTGCATTGCACATATGGTATAATGATCAACTATGCAAGGACATGGGTTGGAACCATAGAAGGAAGAAAGGCATATTTTCAGAGCTATTTCAACCTTATGGTCCTCTAGATTATTCTTTTTAA
- the LOC107492724 gene encoding DNA damage-binding protein 1a isoform X2, whose translation MAVSEEECSSAKPGPSSYPSTKPYYLSKCVLRGSAVLQVLYGHIRSPSSNDVVFGKETSIELVVIGEDGIVQSVCDQPVFGIIKDLAILPWNAKFQMRDPQMWGKDLLIALSDSGKLSFLTFCNEMHRFFPVTHVHLSSPGNTRDLPGRLLAVDSSGCFVAASAYEDRLALFSVSGIGNDIVDERIMYPTESEGTASISTSNHRSTLSGTIWSMCFISQDSKQSNKEHNPILAVVLNRRGKPQNDLILLEWNIKARTISVISQFVEAEAGFLALNIVEVPNSHGLAFLFREGDALLMDLRDACNPCCVYRTNLNFLPNAMEEQTYIEDSCKLQDVDDERFNVAACALLELSDYDPMCIDNDSASTNPSFKYVCSWSWEPENNKDPRMILSVNTGEFFMIEILFESDGLKVSISECLYKGMPCKALLWVKGGYIAAFIEMGDGMVLKLEDGRLCYTNPIQNITPILDMAVVDYHDEKHDQVFACSGEAPEGSLRIIRSGISVDKLIRTAPIYQGVYGAWTVRMKITDSYHSFLVLSFVEQTRILSVGLSFTDVTDSVGFQPNVCTLACGLFSDGLLVQIHKSTVRLCLPTKGAHAEGISMSSPICTSWSPDNMTINLGAVGHNFIVVSTSNPCFLFILGVRLLSAYHYEIYEMHHLGLQNELSCISIPRQKTEQKQPNSSSANKRSTSSLVSGVDINKTFVIGTHKPSVEILSCGPDGVTVVACGTISLTNTMGTTLSGCVPEAVQLVFVDKYYVLAGLRNGMLLRFEWPTRSSSIPLTVDNADLCSTNLVNSVANAFDKRNDLPSVLQLIAIRRIGVTPVFLVPLDDSLDADIIVLCERPWLLHSARHSLSYTSISFQPSTHVTPVCSIEFPKGILFVAENSLHLVEMVHSKRINAQKFHLEGTLRKILYHNESRMLLVLRTGLNYGTCSSDICFVDPTSGSVHSSFRLEPGETGKSMELVRVGSEQALVVGTSLSSGPAIMPSGEAESARGRLLVLCLDHVQNSDSGSMTLCSKAGSSSLRTSPFHEIVTYAPEQLSGSSLGSSPDDNSSDGIKLDENEVWQFRFAYGNTWQGMFYVCGFPNDNPQRVRKFAQGRTRFLVTSLTVHFTRIAVGDCRDGVLFYSYHEDTKKLEQLYSDPSLRLVADCILMDAETAVVSDRKGSIAVLCSDHLEDNASPECNLSLNCAYFMGEIAMSIQKGSYSYRLPADDALQGANWPKTNIDSLQNTIIASTLLGSIMIFIPLSREEYELLEAVQTRLAVHHLTAPILGNDHNEFRSRENPAGTPKILDGDMLTQFLELTSMQQQIILSSDPPEMVKSSLKSLLPPHVPINQVVQLLERVHYALN comes from the exons ATGGCGGTTTCGGAGGAAGAGTGTTCTTCCGCGAAGCCAGGACCGTCTTCGTATCCCTCCACGAAGCCCTACTATCTCTCCAAGTGCGTTCTCAGAGGCAGTGCCGTTCTTCAGGTTCTTTATGGTCACATCCGTTCACCTTCATCGAACGACGTAGTTTTCGGCAAG GAGACATCAATAGAATTGGTGGTCATTGGTGAGGATGGGATTGTACAATCAGTGTGTGATCAACCAGTTTTTGGCATTATCAAAGATCTTGCAATATTGCCATGGAATGCCAAATTCCAAATGCGGGATCCGCAG ATGTGGGGTAAAGATCTTTTGATTGCTTTATCCGAttctgggaagctttcattccTCACATTTTGCAATGAAATGCACAG ATTTTTCCCTGTAACACATGTTCATCTATCTAGTCCTGGAAACACAAGGGATCTCCCTGGAAGATTGCTAGCAGTTGATTCTAG TGGTTGTTTTGTTGCTGCCAGTGCATATGAAGATCGGTTGGCTCTATTTTCTGTGTCAGGGATTGGCAATGATATTGTTGATGAG AGGATAATGTATCCTACTGAAAGTGAAGGGACTGCAAGTATTTCTACAAGTAATCACAGAAGCACTTTAAGTGGTACTATTTGGAGCATGTGCTTTATTTCACAAGAttccaagcaatcaaacaaggAGCATAATCCTATACTAGCTGTTGTTCTAAATAG GAGGGGAAAACCTCAAAATGATTTGATACTGTTGGAATGGAATATTAAAGCACGTACAATCTCTGTCATTTCTCAGTTTGTTGAAGCTGAAGCTGGGTTTCTAGCACTTAACATTGTTGAAGTTCCTAACTCTCATGGACTTGCATTTCTATTCAGAGAAGGTGATGCTCTTTTGATGGATTTAAGAGACGCTTGCAACCCATGTTGCGTCTATAGGACTAACTTAAACTTTTTACCCAATGCCATGGAGGAGCAGACTTATATTGAGGACTCTTGTAAATTACAAGATGTTGACGATGAACGCTTTAATGTTGCTGCCTGTGCTTTGTTGGAGCTGAGTGATTATGATCCTATGTGCATAGACAATGACAGTGCCAGTACTAATCCAAGTTTCAAGTATGTATGCTCATGGAGTTGGGAACCTGAAAATAATAAAGATCCCAGGATGATCTTGTCTGTAAATACTGGAgaattttttatgattgaaaTTCTTTTTGAATCTGATGGCCTTAAAGTTAGTATCTCTGAGTGTCTTTATAAAGGTATGCCTTGTAAAGCACTTTTGTGGGTTAAAGGTGGATATATAGCTGCCTTTATAGAAATGGGAGATGGCATGGTTCTGAAATTGGAAGATGGAAGGCTATGCTATACAAACCCTATTCAAAATATTACACCAATACTGGACATGGCAGTTGTGGATTATCATGATGAGAAACATGATCAAGTGTTTGCCTGCAGTGGTGAGGCACCTGAGGGGTCGTTAAGGATAATTCGGAGTGGTATCAGTGTAGACAAGCTAATTAGGACTGCTCCCATATATCAGGGGGTCTATGGCGCTTGGACTGTTCGAATGAAAATTACTGATTCATATCATTCTTTTCTAGTGCTATCATTTGTTGAGCAGACAAGAATATTGTCAGTTGGATTAAGTTTTACAGACGTGACTGATTCAGTTGGTTTCCAACCTAATGTATGTACCTTGGCATGTGGCCTTTTTAGTGATGGTCTGCTTGTCCAGATCCACAAATCTACTGTTAGGCTTTGTTTGCCTACCAAGGGTGCTCATGCTGAAGGTATATCCATGTCCTCTCCTATTTGCACATCTTGGTCTCCAGATAACATGACCATCAATTTGGGGGCAGTTGGGCACAATTTCATAGTTGTGTCCACCTCTAACCCATGCTTCTTGTTTATTCTAGGGGTAAGGTTGCTATCAGCTTATCATTATGAAATTTATGAAATGCATCATTTAGGACTGCAGAATGAATTGTCATGCATTTCCATCCCTAGACAAAAAACTGAGCAGAAACAACCAAATTCATCTTCTGCAAATAAAAGAAGTACTTCTTCCCTTGTTAGTGGAGTTGACATCAATAAAACCTTTGTTATTGGTACACACAAGCCATCTGTTGAAATTTTGTCTTGTGGTCCTGATGGAGTTACGGTGGTTGCTTGTGGGACAATTTCATTAACAAATACAATGGGGACTACCTTAAGTGGCTGTGTACCTGAAGCTGTGCAGCTTGTATTTGTTGATAAGTATTATGTTCTTGCTGGATTGAGGAATGGAATGCTTCTTCGCTTTGAGTGGCCAACAAGATCATCTTCAATACCATTGACTGTGGATAATGCTGATTTATGTTCCACAAATTTGGTGAATTCTGTGGCCAATGCTTTTGACAAGAGAAATGACCTGCCTTCCGTGCTTCAGTTGATTGCCATTCGTCGTATTGGTGTTACTCCAGTTTTCTTGGTGCCCTTGGATGACTCGCTTGATGCTGATATAATTGTTCTATGTGAGAGACCTTGGTTGTTGCATAGCGCAAGACACAGCCTTTCCTATACTTCTATTTCATTTCAGCCATCCACACATGTTACTCCTGTTTGCTCCATTGAGTTTCCTAAAGGAATACTATTTGTTGCAGAAAACAGTTTACATCTT GTGGAGATGGTGCACAGTAAGAGAATTAATGCACAGAAGTTTCATTTAGAAGGCACTCTACGCAAGATCCTGTATCACAATGAAAGCAGGATGTTGCTTGTGTTGAGGACTGGACTGAATTATGGTACATGCTCGTCTGACATATGTTTTGTGGATCCCACAAGTGGGTCAGTGCATTCATCTTTTAGACTCGAACCTGGAGAAACAGGAAAATCCATGGAATTAGTAAGGGTTGGAAGTGAGCAGGCTCTTGTAGTTGGAACTAGTCTGTCTTCTGGTCCGGCCATAATGCCCAGTGGGGAAGCTGAGAG TGCTAGGGGTCGCCTTCTTGTTCTTTGCCTTGATCATGTGCAAAATTCAGATAGTGGTTCAATGACATTATGTTCAAAGGCAGGATCGTCATCTCTACGAACTTCACCATTTCATGAAATTGTTACATATGCTCCCGAACAGTTATCAGGCAGCAGTCTTGGCAGCAGCCCCGATGATAATAGTTCCGATGGGATCAAACTAGATGAAAATGAAGTATGGCAGTTCCGGTTTGCTTATGGCAATACATGGCAGGGAATG TTTTATGTTTGTGGTTTCCCAAATGACAATCCCCAAAGAGTGAGAAAGTTTGCGCAGGGAAGGACACGTTTCTTGGTAACATCATTGACTGTACATTTCACTAGAATCGCTGTTGGTGATTGTCGTGATGGTGTCCTTTTCTATTCCTACCACGAG gATACAAAAAAATTGGAGCAACTTTACTCTGACCCATCGCTGAGGTTAGTTGCTGATTGCATTCTTATGGATGCTGAAACGGCTGTCGTTTCGGATCGTAAAGGAAGCATTGCTGTTTTATGTTCAGATCATTTGGAAG ATAATGCAAGTCCAGAATGCAATCTGTCACTAAATTGTGCTTATTTCATGGGTGAAATAGCCATGAGCATTCAGAAG GGTTCATATTCATACCGTCTTCCAGCTGACGATGCTCTGCAAGGAGCCAATTGGCCCAAGACAAACATTGATTCACTACAAAATACAATTATTGCTAGTACTCTGTTAGGAAGCATCATGATCTTCATCCCTTTATCAAG GGAAGAATATGAGCTCTTAGAAGCAGTGCAAACAAGACTTGCTGTACATCATTTGACTGCACCTATTCTTGGGAACGATCATAATGAGTTTCGCAGCCGTGAAAATCCA GCCGGAACACCCAAAATACTTGATGGTGATATGTTGACTCAGTTTCTGGAGTTGACAAGCATGCAACAACAGATCATTTTATCATCCGACCCACCGGAAATGGTAAAATCAAGTTTGAAGTCACTCCTACCTCCACATGTTCCTATTAATCAGGTTGTTCAACTTCTTGAACGAGTTCATTATGCGCTGAACTAA
- the LOC107492724 gene encoding uncharacterized protein LOC107492724 isoform X1 encodes MAVSEEECSSAKPGPSSYPSTKPYYLSKCVLRGSAVLQVLYGHIRSPSSNDVVFGKETSIELVVIGEDGIVQSVCDQPVFGIIKDLAILPWNAKFQMRDPQMWGKDLLIALSDSGKLSFLTFCNEMHRFFPVTHVHLSSPGNTRDLPGRLLAVDSSGCFVAASAYEDRLALFSVSGIGNDIVDERIMYPTESEGTASISTSNHRSTLSGTIWSMCFISQDSKQSNKEHNPILAVVLNRRGKPQNDLILLEWNIKARTISVISQFVEAEAGFLALNIVEVPNSHGLAFLFREGDALLMDLRDACNPCCVYRTNLNFLPNAMEEQTYIEDSCKLQDVDDERFNVAACALLELSDYDPMCIDNDSASTNPSFKYVCSWSWEPENNKDPRMILSVNTGEFFMIEILFESDGLKVSISECLYKGMPCKALLWVKGGYIAAFIEMGDGMVLKLEDGRLCYTNPIQNITPILDMAVVDYHDEKHDQVFACSGEAPEGSLRIIRSGISVDKLIRTAPIYQGVYGAWTVRMKITDSYHSFLVLSFVEQTRILSVGLSFTDVTDSVGFQPNVCTLACGLFSDGLLVQIHKSTVRLCLPTKGAHAEGISMSSPICTSWSPDNMTINLGAVGHNFIVVSTSNPCFLFILGVRLLSAYHYEIYEMHHLGLQNELSCISIPRQKTEQKQPNSSSANKRSTSSLVSGVDINKTFVIGTHKPSVEILSCGPDGVTVVACGTISLTNTMGTTLSGCVPEAVQLVFVDKYYVLAGLRNGMLLRFEWPTRSSSIPLTVDNADLCSTNLVNSVANAFDKRNDLPSVLQLIAIRRIGVTPVFLVPLDDSLDADIIVLCERPWLLHSARHSLSYTSISFQPSTHVTPVCSIEFPKGILFVAENSLHLVEMVHSKRINAQKFHLEGTLRKILYHNESRMLLVLRTGLNYGTCSSDICFVDPTSGSVHSSFRLEPGETGKSMELVRVGSEQALVVGTSLSSGPAIMPSGEAESARGRLLVLCLDHVQNSDSGSMTLCSKAGSSSLRTSPFHEIVTYAPEQLSGSSLGSSPDDNSSDGIKLDENEVWQFRFAYGNTWQGMVLAICPYLDRYFLASAGNTFYVCGFPNDNPQRVRKFAQGRTRFLVTSLTVHFTRIAVGDCRDGVLFYSYHEDTKKLEQLYSDPSLRLVADCILMDAETAVVSDRKGSIAVLCSDHLEDNASPECNLSLNCAYFMGEIAMSIQKGSYSYRLPADDALQGANWPKTNIDSLQNTIIASTLLGSIMIFIPLSREEYELLEAVQTRLAVHHLTAPILGNDHNEFRSRENPAGTPKILDGDMLTQFLELTSMQQQIILSSDPPEMVKSSLKSLLPPHVPINQVVQLLERVHYALN; translated from the exons ATGGCGGTTTCGGAGGAAGAGTGTTCTTCCGCGAAGCCAGGACCGTCTTCGTATCCCTCCACGAAGCCCTACTATCTCTCCAAGTGCGTTCTCAGAGGCAGTGCCGTTCTTCAGGTTCTTTATGGTCACATCCGTTCACCTTCATCGAACGACGTAGTTTTCGGCAAG GAGACATCAATAGAATTGGTGGTCATTGGTGAGGATGGGATTGTACAATCAGTGTGTGATCAACCAGTTTTTGGCATTATCAAAGATCTTGCAATATTGCCATGGAATGCCAAATTCCAAATGCGGGATCCGCAG ATGTGGGGTAAAGATCTTTTGATTGCTTTATCCGAttctgggaagctttcattccTCACATTTTGCAATGAAATGCACAG ATTTTTCCCTGTAACACATGTTCATCTATCTAGTCCTGGAAACACAAGGGATCTCCCTGGAAGATTGCTAGCAGTTGATTCTAG TGGTTGTTTTGTTGCTGCCAGTGCATATGAAGATCGGTTGGCTCTATTTTCTGTGTCAGGGATTGGCAATGATATTGTTGATGAG AGGATAATGTATCCTACTGAAAGTGAAGGGACTGCAAGTATTTCTACAAGTAATCACAGAAGCACTTTAAGTGGTACTATTTGGAGCATGTGCTTTATTTCACAAGAttccaagcaatcaaacaaggAGCATAATCCTATACTAGCTGTTGTTCTAAATAG GAGGGGAAAACCTCAAAATGATTTGATACTGTTGGAATGGAATATTAAAGCACGTACAATCTCTGTCATTTCTCAGTTTGTTGAAGCTGAAGCTGGGTTTCTAGCACTTAACATTGTTGAAGTTCCTAACTCTCATGGACTTGCATTTCTATTCAGAGAAGGTGATGCTCTTTTGATGGATTTAAGAGACGCTTGCAACCCATGTTGCGTCTATAGGACTAACTTAAACTTTTTACCCAATGCCATGGAGGAGCAGACTTATATTGAGGACTCTTGTAAATTACAAGATGTTGACGATGAACGCTTTAATGTTGCTGCCTGTGCTTTGTTGGAGCTGAGTGATTATGATCCTATGTGCATAGACAATGACAGTGCCAGTACTAATCCAAGTTTCAAGTATGTATGCTCATGGAGTTGGGAACCTGAAAATAATAAAGATCCCAGGATGATCTTGTCTGTAAATACTGGAgaattttttatgattgaaaTTCTTTTTGAATCTGATGGCCTTAAAGTTAGTATCTCTGAGTGTCTTTATAAAGGTATGCCTTGTAAAGCACTTTTGTGGGTTAAAGGTGGATATATAGCTGCCTTTATAGAAATGGGAGATGGCATGGTTCTGAAATTGGAAGATGGAAGGCTATGCTATACAAACCCTATTCAAAATATTACACCAATACTGGACATGGCAGTTGTGGATTATCATGATGAGAAACATGATCAAGTGTTTGCCTGCAGTGGTGAGGCACCTGAGGGGTCGTTAAGGATAATTCGGAGTGGTATCAGTGTAGACAAGCTAATTAGGACTGCTCCCATATATCAGGGGGTCTATGGCGCTTGGACTGTTCGAATGAAAATTACTGATTCATATCATTCTTTTCTAGTGCTATCATTTGTTGAGCAGACAAGAATATTGTCAGTTGGATTAAGTTTTACAGACGTGACTGATTCAGTTGGTTTCCAACCTAATGTATGTACCTTGGCATGTGGCCTTTTTAGTGATGGTCTGCTTGTCCAGATCCACAAATCTACTGTTAGGCTTTGTTTGCCTACCAAGGGTGCTCATGCTGAAGGTATATCCATGTCCTCTCCTATTTGCACATCTTGGTCTCCAGATAACATGACCATCAATTTGGGGGCAGTTGGGCACAATTTCATAGTTGTGTCCACCTCTAACCCATGCTTCTTGTTTATTCTAGGGGTAAGGTTGCTATCAGCTTATCATTATGAAATTTATGAAATGCATCATTTAGGACTGCAGAATGAATTGTCATGCATTTCCATCCCTAGACAAAAAACTGAGCAGAAACAACCAAATTCATCTTCTGCAAATAAAAGAAGTACTTCTTCCCTTGTTAGTGGAGTTGACATCAATAAAACCTTTGTTATTGGTACACACAAGCCATCTGTTGAAATTTTGTCTTGTGGTCCTGATGGAGTTACGGTGGTTGCTTGTGGGACAATTTCATTAACAAATACAATGGGGACTACCTTAAGTGGCTGTGTACCTGAAGCTGTGCAGCTTGTATTTGTTGATAAGTATTATGTTCTTGCTGGATTGAGGAATGGAATGCTTCTTCGCTTTGAGTGGCCAACAAGATCATCTTCAATACCATTGACTGTGGATAATGCTGATTTATGTTCCACAAATTTGGTGAATTCTGTGGCCAATGCTTTTGACAAGAGAAATGACCTGCCTTCCGTGCTTCAGTTGATTGCCATTCGTCGTATTGGTGTTACTCCAGTTTTCTTGGTGCCCTTGGATGACTCGCTTGATGCTGATATAATTGTTCTATGTGAGAGACCTTGGTTGTTGCATAGCGCAAGACACAGCCTTTCCTATACTTCTATTTCATTTCAGCCATCCACACATGTTACTCCTGTTTGCTCCATTGAGTTTCCTAAAGGAATACTATTTGTTGCAGAAAACAGTTTACATCTT GTGGAGATGGTGCACAGTAAGAGAATTAATGCACAGAAGTTTCATTTAGAAGGCACTCTACGCAAGATCCTGTATCACAATGAAAGCAGGATGTTGCTTGTGTTGAGGACTGGACTGAATTATGGTACATGCTCGTCTGACATATGTTTTGTGGATCCCACAAGTGGGTCAGTGCATTCATCTTTTAGACTCGAACCTGGAGAAACAGGAAAATCCATGGAATTAGTAAGGGTTGGAAGTGAGCAGGCTCTTGTAGTTGGAACTAGTCTGTCTTCTGGTCCGGCCATAATGCCCAGTGGGGAAGCTGAGAG TGCTAGGGGTCGCCTTCTTGTTCTTTGCCTTGATCATGTGCAAAATTCAGATAGTGGTTCAATGACATTATGTTCAAAGGCAGGATCGTCATCTCTACGAACTTCACCATTTCATGAAATTGTTACATATGCTCCCGAACAGTTATCAGGCAGCAGTCTTGGCAGCAGCCCCGATGATAATAGTTCCGATGGGATCAAACTAGATGAAAATGAAGTATGGCAGTTCCGGTTTGCTTATGGCAATACATGGCAGGGAATGGTGCTTGCAATCTGTCCTTATCTTGATCGTTACTTCCTGGCATCAGCTGGCAATACT TTTTATGTTTGTGGTTTCCCAAATGACAATCCCCAAAGAGTGAGAAAGTTTGCGCAGGGAAGGACACGTTTCTTGGTAACATCATTGACTGTACATTTCACTAGAATCGCTGTTGGTGATTGTCGTGATGGTGTCCTTTTCTATTCCTACCACGAG gATACAAAAAAATTGGAGCAACTTTACTCTGACCCATCGCTGAGGTTAGTTGCTGATTGCATTCTTATGGATGCTGAAACGGCTGTCGTTTCGGATCGTAAAGGAAGCATTGCTGTTTTATGTTCAGATCATTTGGAAG ATAATGCAAGTCCAGAATGCAATCTGTCACTAAATTGTGCTTATTTCATGGGTGAAATAGCCATGAGCATTCAGAAG GGTTCATATTCATACCGTCTTCCAGCTGACGATGCTCTGCAAGGAGCCAATTGGCCCAAGACAAACATTGATTCACTACAAAATACAATTATTGCTAGTACTCTGTTAGGAAGCATCATGATCTTCATCCCTTTATCAAG GGAAGAATATGAGCTCTTAGAAGCAGTGCAAACAAGACTTGCTGTACATCATTTGACTGCACCTATTCTTGGGAACGATCATAATGAGTTTCGCAGCCGTGAAAATCCA GCCGGAACACCCAAAATACTTGATGGTGATATGTTGACTCAGTTTCTGGAGTTGACAAGCATGCAACAACAGATCATTTTATCATCCGACCCACCGGAAATGGTAAAATCAAGTTTGAAGTCACTCCTACCTCCACATGTTCCTATTAATCAGGTTGTTCAACTTCTTGAACGAGTTCATTATGCGCTGAACTAA